Genomic segment of Gopherus flavomarginatus isolate rGopFla2 chromosome 2, rGopFla2.mat.asm, whole genome shotgun sequence:
ccctgagcctctgccaCATCCcgtccccaaccccctgccctgagctccctgccacatcccacactcctcctgcaccccaactccctgccctgagccacctgctgcaccccatACCCTCTTGCACCCGACCCACCAAcgctctgccctgaaccccctgccacactctgcacaccacctgcaccccctgggggcagcaTTGGGGTGGAGACTTCCAGGACGGGGTTGGATCgtggcggggaaggggtggggcctaatggaaggggtggagtgggggcagggccagaggcagCAAGGTGGATGTCTGTGATGCGGCCCTTGGTTCAAtacactagtcctcatgtggccctcatggtcatttgtgTTTGAGACTCCTGGGCTAGACTTAAGTGTTGCACCACTCTTCCTGCGAGCACTGTTTTCCTGGAAAAACGCTGCTTAATCTAAACTATTAAAGTAGTTAAGAAAAACAGATTTCTGTTCTCAAACTTCCCTATGTTTGTTTGTTAATAAAACTTTGAAAGTGAAACTAGTTATTAAAAAGTCTCTGGAGACTAAAGTGCTCTATCAGGAGATCAAATGAAGCATGGGCAGAGGCTGTGCAAGCTGCCTCACTGCTGAACCAGTGTGTTTTAATTTCTGTCTGAAAACACAGCTTCCAAATTGATTGCGGCTAGTCTAGTCTCTGATCTTTGACCTATCTGTAGATACTAATACCAAAGGGTTCCAGTTGTGGTTTGTGTTATGTGAACACCTGTATGCTACATCCTGGATTGAGACTAACAATTCATTTTACATAAGACATCAGACATTCATCAAATGGTGATGATTTGGGGTTCCTATTGACTTAAAAGTCAAAGGCTCCACCATGTCAGATTAGCAGTCCCTTAGCTCCTCCAAACATGTATGTTAAATCAGAGAAGCTGTTCAAATCAGGTCACATTCACTTTTGAATGTATGCTTTTTCTGTTTGAAGAAATTGCAGTTAATATGCATTATAGAGATAAACTGTAGAAAACTACTGTAAATTGATTAAATTTGAAATGCTGGTGTAATTGAGTTTTCCAGTAATTCTTCATCCTAATTAAGCCCTTCCATTTGTTTTTACTAATTCTGACTTGAGTAGTCAAGAGTTGCTTGGCATCAGCAAAATCATGAGAGGAACTTTTGATTATTAAGGTGTTCTTAACATGACAGGAAATGAAATGGAAATATGCAGATCTGGATCTGTTGCATTCTTAAATATTAGCCTGAGATACACATTGTGAACTGAAGTCTCATAGGGAACACAGAAAATGCAGGATAATAGGTCAAGTGATTAGCATTTTTGGTATCCAGTTTGAGACTTTACAGGGAAAGGGGCCTGATTTCAGAAAACTCTGAGTACCGTACCGCTTTGCTGAAAATTGGCATTTTAAGGTTACTCAGGTGTACATCCAAAATCTCTAGTACTTTTTAATATCAATGGCAAAGACTTTCACAATAGTATATAATAACAGTGTCTTAGAGATGTGCTGGTAGAATTCACTGGCTTATTTCACCTAAAACAATGAAAATAACTGTGTTCTCAGAAAGCTCTGAGCCTTTAATTGGATGATTACTAGAACTAGTTTCATATAATTATGGTACAGTTGCGACTCTAATAGCATATACCTTTTTGATAAACAGGTTGCTACAAGCAGTAAGAACATCTCGGTTCACATCCTGAATTCTTTCCTCTCAAGAATTTGAAACAAAAGACTTCTTTCTAAATTGGACATGGCTAATCGAGGAGCAACAAGACCCAATGGGCCAAATGCTGGGAATAAAATATGCCAGTTCAAACTAGTACTTCTGGGAGAGTCTGCAGTTGGCAAATCAAGTTTGGTGCTTCGTTTTGTAAAAGGCCAGTTTCATGAGTTTCAAGAGAGCACCATTGGAGGTGAGAAAGAGTGTTACATTTTCTCTTGCTTTGTATTAAGTATACACCCTCTTTGCCAATGACTGTCTTCATAAATGTAATGTGATACCCTATGATAAGCCATCTGCAGTAGTGATCAAGTCCTGGACCTCTGTATCTTAAACCACGATcctctactgcctgagctaaaagattAGTGCTGTTACTTCAAGGCTGTTGCAGACTTGTAAACCTACATGTGCTGCTTGATGGGGATAGAGTGGCACAATGTAAGTTTGGGTAGTCAGTTTTTAAAACTGGAGTTGGTGTCTGGTAAGTTGTTAAGGCAATATATAGCTATTCTAACAATTCACATATTTAATGCATACAGTTAAGCTGCTTAGCAAAAACAACCTTGGTTGCTGAACAGCAAAACATACAACTTTTTGCAAACTTCTCACCACTCAAACAGCCTGGCTTTGATTGTAAAGGAGGACACTTGCTGTATTTgtatttttcacttttctttagGATTGTATGTGCTTTCTTCTCCATCCCCACCTGACTTCAATCAAAGCTGACTCTTGGGTACTATGTGGGAAAACCAGGATTTTATAATAGTCTGAGTGGATTTTACTTTTCCCCATGAAACAGTTTTTTCTGCACCACCTACAATGAAGCAGCTGCTTATGCTCTCTGAACTGTACTCCTCCTTTGGCTAAATCTGAACAACTTCTTTCAAGACTGAAGTGATTCTCCACAATCACTTATTTGCACATAGACTGATGTAAGCTGTGCCCTCAGATCCATAACATCTCTGTAGTacaccctgcccctgctgctccaCTGTGTGAATCTAATCTACATTTTGATGCTTCTATAGATGAGTTGGGTTTCACACACACATTAAAGACTGACAGAGCTGACAAAAGTAAGAAAATTCCCAATTAAATCTTACTACATCAGTTTATTGCTCTGTATTTAGTTATTGTAGGTTCTGTGGGTCTGAGACTACTTCTTCTGATCTCTTTAAGAGTCCAACATAAGTGGGTGTCTGTTTTCTGTTCCAGAAGTCTGGTATGTTTTTTTATTGATGTATGGCATCTGGAATTGCTGATGTGAAAGATGTATATTAAACGTTGTATATTACACTATCAAAAGCAAACAGCTAAGATAATTGTTTAACAAAGGTCCCGAGGACAGTTCTACAGAATCAAATTCCTAGTTCatgtacacagacacacacacccctccacccccaccctgttaCACATGAAGAGTTCAGTGGTCTTTGAATCTTATAGTTGCACTTTTACATTTACCcaggttggttttggttttactCACCGAACAAGAATGAAAGAATACTTGAAAACAGCATTGAAATTAGGAACAAGAAGCCACAAGTGCGAATTGAGACATAAACTATACTAAATAGTGGATATTAACATATGCCTCTTTACTGTATTAAGTAGAGGAAGAAAAATATATCCTTTACATAGCCCAGCTGGAAATGTCACTGGATGCAAGTTACAGGATTCAAAATCACATTTTTCTTTGGGAAAAATAGCTTGTTACTGTGTAGTCTTTGTATGTTTAAATtatagttttgttgttgtttgtgtaCGGAAAGGCCTTTAAACAAAGGGGAGCTTATGTGCTCTATGAAGCTGAATAATGGCACTCATAAAAGAAAATGCAGTTAGATGGAGTAGGCACATTGACAGTGTAGTGCTGTTGTGTGAAAGACCTACGTTCGAAAATAACCTTAGAGCTTTCTCTCCACAGTCTACTGTGAGTTAGGAGGAAGTATGACTTCTAAGAATGATGATAATATTTAGATAATTAACATAGTTGTATAAACATTGGACTTATGAGGCAGCACATTTCATTCACCTGGCTACAGAAGATGCAAGAAGCTTGCATTTTCATAATGGCTTTGGGTACATCAACGCCACAATAAAAGATGTGCAGCATGGCCACTActggcctggatcagctgacttgggctggtggagcttgggctgcagggctgtaaaattgcagtgtgggctctggctagagcctgagctctgagatgCTGCAAGGGGGTGGGTCTTAGAGCCCGGGCTCTAGCCTGACTCCAAATGTCTATGCTGCAGTCTTACAGCTCCACGAGCCAGAGTAGCTGCTGAGAGTTTTTTATCATATTGTGGACAAACCCTCAGCAGGCTCTGCATCCATTCTGACCCCAGCAACAAGACTGCTCAGTCAGTTGACTTCAGCTTTACAGCCTTTCATGATGGTGACAAACCTGCTTTTTGGCATACCAGTGTCTTCAGTCGCAATTGAAATTGATGTAGCTCCTCCTGAGAGTGGAAATGATGAAAAGTGATGCTATGGCGGTTCAGAGGTGTTCAGTCATTTACAAAGTGAAAAATTTGTCTAATGCACTTCTTACAAGGGGCTATTTATTTATGaactgttctgtttgtttctggTTCCCAGGTGCCTAAGACTGAACCACGTTGTATCATACACTGGTTTCAGAATCAGAGCTACAGCTGTTTGCTGGAATGTAGAGAATAGTATAAAACTGTATATAGGAGTGAACTAATGATGTATAGTGTGACAGAATATATCATTAATGCATCAGAGTGAAACACTTTTGGAAGACTGAGTTCTGATGGTTTGGTGACAACTCCATTTCAGTATTATAAAACTGAAGTTAACTTATTGGATTTTCTTCCTATACCAATTGTCCTTTCATGTCTTAATTACTACAAGGGGACGCAGGTTGTCTTAAGTAATTTCATTTTGTGCTGTTGAAGCAGTATAAGACTGCTCCTAATATCCTCTTTCAACCTATTGTATTTTACCAACTGATGATGCATTCTGCTAAGGAAACTCAGTTGTGATATAGCTGTGTGTACGTATATGAATGTGTAAAAACATAACTCTAGACCTTTGATTTCAGCTTTTTTATCTTTTTGTAGCTGCTTTTCTAACCCAGACTGTGTGTCTTGAAGACACAACAGTAAAATTTGAAATTTGGGATACAGCTGGTCAAGAACGATACCACAGTTTAGCACCAATGTACTACAGAGGAGCACAAGCAGCTATAGTTGTATATGACATTACAAATGAGGTAAGTACAATATATACAGAAGGGGGGAATCTGTGGGCTAATGGATTGAGCATGGGAGTTGAGACCTGATTCCTTTTCCTCATTCTTCCATTAATTGATGTGAATTTGAGAAGGtaatttaatgttttatttaCTATTATTACAAGTAACTGAAAACTTCTAACAGAAAAGTTAGCAAAAAACACACTTGTTTTTCTGTTGTACATTTGACAACACTATATCATTTTCACTGGTCTGTAAATGGTGAGTAGGTTACTCCTGTTTGTCACTTTCATACCAATAGGAaaacgtgattttttttttttttaaatttttttaaccaCAAATTGACAAGAGGACTTGGCAGGTTTAGCACTTAAAACTGCTTTTATCTTTTACTGAAGAAAAGTGAGGCTTTATAATACTCTCCAGACACCCTCTTTAGCTATACAATGAGCTTATATCATAATCTCTTTGGCATGGTTATACTGCAGCAGTTATAGGATGCACAAAGTGTGTTGTGGCCACCCAGGAGCTAGACCAATCACAAATGGAGGAATTAAAGGAGAATATTTTCCCTTCCactgaatgtttaaataaaaataattcagaatGCTATTACAGCAAAAATTACTCTTCTTTCTAAGTATGGAAGTGTACCCCATCACAATAGGTTGGACTATATCGTATGTATTAATATAACAAAATTCCAAAATACATTAGTAGACTTTTGGTGCCTGTTTCTGCAGTGTGCGGTCAGAGGCAAAGTACTTCACATCACCCAAGAAATGAAGCAGTAGACAACACATTTCACTTTGATTTGGCTTTACTGTTTGAGTATGGCTCctaatttttacatttcattagcTTAAGAATTCTTTAAAAGAGGTTTTCAAATTTTTAAGCAATATATCATTTCACTGTGAAAATTAATAGCTACTAAGAGGATAGAAGAAATTAATGTAGAAGAGTACTCTTTTGTagatttttgatttatttttttaattaacttataaaaaaaaattaaagataatCATTTGAGTTTTTCTCCTTTCCATTTCCAGGGGCCTCTGATTCCATTTATTCAGAAGCTTTTGGCCTAATGGCCTTGGCTTACTTTCCAACAGAGAGAGCACATtggaaaatgtaaatgtaatgacTCAGATGTTGCTTGTAGCTATAAATAAGAAAATACCTGAAAAAATTGCAAAAAGAAATTTAAGATCTAATCCTGAGGTCCTCACTCAGTTTTTATCCAGTCCTTAGGCAAACTACCCATTATCATCAGTGGGATTTTTCTTGATGACAACTGGGAGAAAATGGGTAAGGACTTCAGGACTTGGCCCACTGTAGTTGAGTGGCTTGAGACCTTTTCAGCACTTTTAGGGAAGAGAATAGTTTAAAATTGTCACTCTTTCTCTTCCAGTGCTTGCCTTATTTTCAGTCAATCCAAGAGAGTCATTTTTGTCACTTTTTTATCCATTTAACATAATTGACAAAGGGGATCTTAATTTTTCAGTAATGTGGTCCCAGCTATGCGCTTTTGGGAATTAAAGAAGGGAGGGTTCATTAAAAAGGCCTAGTCAGCCAGTTGGAATGTAGCTTTGGAGAATGAATACGCTGATAGGTTTCTTGCTCACAGGACAGATAAGATAAATTTGGGTAATAGGGATAAAAGGACAATAGAACTGAGTTTCTTTATTTTTCAATCATTAACAGGAGTCCTTTGCAAGAGCAAAAAATTGGGTCAAAGAACTTCAGCGGCAAGCAAGTCCTAATATTGTAATAGCTTTAGCAGGAAATAAAGCTGATCTAGCTAATAAAAGAGCTGTGGATTTCCAGGTAAGTCATACGTATTTTTTTATTCACAAGAAATAGTGTGTTTTTGTTGGAATGCTAGTCTGTAACATAAATAGCCTTCTCAGAAGGGATCATACTATTTTCTGATAATTAATCCTTCATTGTAGGATTGCACATGTAATAGAATTCTGTTGATAGTTGCAAACATAAATTTATAGTATATCTGAAAATATGATATTCTAGTGAGAATTTTTTTTGGGGGAAGAGTATAAATGTGATACGAAGTGACAGCTGTCCAAAAAGAGAGCTTTTTCTAATTAAAGTTTACTTTGAGGTAcagctcaacagtttgtttttttttttcccagatatGTCAGGTCTATCAGTAAATTGAATTTGTATTCTGAGAAACTGCTTTTTCCTGTATGCCTCCCTAACAGTTATTAGGGATGACTTCACTAACAATAGTTAATCGATCTTAGGGGTAGGTGTGGTTCTGAACACAGACCATTCTCAGTGAGAGGTTTGGAATTCACTTGTTGACATTCAGGATATGATGCACTGATCTGGCTACTTTATGGCCTGGTCTGAGCAATGTAAGTTGAGTGAGTTAAGTTTTAGCTGACTTTTTGACTGTGTTCTTGctgtgtttttttggttttttttgttttttttttttttaaactgatttaccTGTGCCCAGAGGCTTTTGGTGGCTCACTTAATAAAAAATATCTTAATAAAATCAAATCAAAGTACAGAAAAAGCCCCAAAGCCAATCAGTGGCAAACTGTGATTGTAGGCTTGCTTATGACTCAGTAGAACTCAGGCTTCTATATTTGTTTTCATATTCTGTAATCTTAGGATCATCTTTGGTCATGAACTTTCCTTTTTCTCTAACATCAACTTTGCCTGCAAATGTGTTTTGACTTATCTAGATTATTGCTGTGTATGCCAGTACCTTAGTTCCATCTGAGTTCCTTTCCCATGTCTTAATCTCCATATATTGACTCCTTTTGATTCCTTTCTCAGTGGCTTTTAAAGTTTCTGCATGCATTTTTACCTTTCCTGATTTCTCACTCTATTTCTTGACATTTCCAATTATTAACTGTTTAATTGTGTTAACTTTGTAAAGTGTTTAGAAATACTTTTTGTACAAAAGATAGTATGGAGAATGGTGATTGTTACATGTATACTTGGAATTCGTTGTCCCTAGAATTGCATAGGACAGAATTTAATTGCCAGGTTTTTGGACCAAATATAAATAACTTTTTAACAATCAATAGCACTTCAAAAAAATATGGCTAAAATGGATACATACGTTCCTCGGGGGCTTGACTTTCAGTTTCTATCTTTGCAGCATACCTTAGGGGTCTGTGTACATGGTGTAACTATATTTGGAATGATAACTTGTATAGATATATCATTGCAAATTTCACTATCTCTGTAATAACTAATGTAGCGTAGCATAGCATATGATTAGTAAATGGTGCTGCTTAGTAATGAAAGTGAGGGCATGACTGcaagctctctaatgtagccacTCTAAGTCAATGGGCTaaaccaggagttctcaaactggggatcaggacccctcagggggtcgcaaggttattacatggtggtgGGTGTCAAgagctgtcagcccccaccccagaccctgctttgcctccagcatttaaaatggtgttaaatatataagaagtgtttttaatgtataaggggcatcacactcagaggcttgctatgtgacagggggtcactagtacaaaagtttgagaaccactgggctaaaccATCGGCTTAACTACTTCAGCCCCCATGAGTGACAATGGCTACTGGCCGGTAGGTGGTGGCACTAAAGGAGAGACTTTTAGAAT
This window contains:
- the RAB5A gene encoding ras-related protein Rab-5A; its protein translation is MANRGATRPNGPNAGNKICQFKLVLLGESAVGKSSLVLRFVKGQFHEFQESTIGAAFLTQTVCLEDTTVKFEIWDTAGQERYHSLAPMYYRGAQAAIVVYDITNEESFARAKNWVKELQRQASPNIVIALAGNKADLANKRAVDFQEAQSYADDNSLLFMETSAKTSMNVNEIFMAIAKKLPKSEPQTAGANSARGRGVDLTEPTQPPKAQCCSN